From the Quercus lobata isolate SW786 chromosome 6, ValleyOak3.0 Primary Assembly, whole genome shotgun sequence genome, one window contains:
- the LOC115995300 gene encoding protein SLOW GREEN 1, chloroplastic, translating into MGSITTCSLYSQTEIHYPRFLNHKLCKSPKSSSPPPFIHRPLYHPRLPFVLTKLHVSSRASHLLTPSSISPNFTTPTSKLSNLDYNLPPQKKFSDFLSEKIVLFLIGSFIFMGCFRNGVAIALPSQASSSSAKMEEKRDAHEGKIEEEDMYEKVLETEPRNVEALKVVLYEKMRRGKTKEAVKYVERLIDEEPDEVEWRLLMALCYETMGQLSKAKRLFKEILKERPLLLRALHGLALVMHKNLEGPAVFEMLNKALEIAQREKRVTEERDIKILIAQMHVVKGELDEGLKKFQDLVNENPRDFRPYLCQGIIYSLQDKKKEAAENFEIYQSLVPKEFPQRGFLDDVVLAAKSQSQEQFQKEFHTEFSYK; encoded by the exons ATGGGTTCAATCACTACTTGCTCTCTGTACTCTCAAACAGAAATTCACTACCCCAGGTTCCTTAACCACAAGCTCTGCAAATCACCCAAgtcatcatcaccaccaccattcATACACAGACCACTCTATCATCCAAGGCTTCCATTTGTACTAACCAAACTTCATGTATCTTCAAGAGCCTCTCACCTCCTTACACCCTCCTCTATATCCCCCAATTTTACCACACCCACTTCAAAGCTCTCAAATTTGGACTATAATCTCCCACCCCAGAAAAAATTCTCTGACTTTTTATCAGAAAAGATAGTGCTTTTTCTTATTGGGTCATTTATTTTCATGGGTTGCTTTAGAAATGGTGTAGCTATAGCACTGCCTTCTCAGGCAAGTAGTTCTAGTGcaaaaatggaggaaaagagAGATGCCCATGAAGGGAAAATTGAAGAAGAGGATATGTATGAGAAAGTTTTGGAGACGGAACCAAGAAATGTTGAGGCTTTGAAGGTGGTTTTGTATGAGAAAATGAGGAGAGGGAAGACCAAGGAAGCTGTGAAGTATGTGGAGCGATTGATTGATGAAGAGCCTGACGAGGTTGAGTGGAGGCTTTTGATGGCACTTTGTTATGAGACTATGGGGCAGTTGAGTAAGGCTAAGAGATTGTTCAAGGAAATCTTGAAGGAGAGGCCTCTCTTGCTTAGAGCATTGCAT GGTCTTGCATTGGTGATGCACAAAAATCTTGAAGGCCCAGCCGTCTTTGAGATGCTTAACAAGGCTCTAGAAATTGCACAACGTGAAAAAAGAGTCACTGAGGAGAGGGATATAAAAATTCTAATTGCACAAATGCATGTTGTAAAG GGGGAACTGGATGAAGGCTTGAAGAAATTTCAAGATCTGGTTAATGAGAATCCTCGAGATTTTCGGCCTTATTTGTGCCAG GGAATTATCTACAGTCTACAGGATAAAAAGAAGGAAGCTGccgaaaattttgaaatatatcaGTCTCTTGTGCCTAAGGAGTTTCCACAAAGGGGATTTCTGGATGATGTTGTGTTGGCAGCAAAATCCCAATCTCAGGAACAGTTT